One Strix aluco isolate bStrAlu1 chromosome 19, bStrAlu1.hap1, whole genome shotgun sequence genomic window, atttttaaaaccGTTTTAAAGGATGCTCAGTGTCTGGGCTGTGtggtttttaaaactgtaaatgaatATGTCATAAAACCCCAGGTTTACGTGTAGAGATTATTCCATAAAACATGCACTACTGCTGTAGCTACTTGCCCAAGAGAAAAGAATAGCAAGTCCTGTGTGCTCTGTAAAAGCTATTACAGTACCACTTAATaatggtttgattttgtttttaggTCATGATCATAATGTTTCTTCAGTAGCCATCATGCCCAATGGAGATCATATAGTTTCTGCCTCAAGGGATAAAACTATCAAAATGTGGGAAGTCCAAACAGGGTAAGTGTGCTCCTGGCTAAACCTCAGCACCTAAACAAAACAAGCATAAACCACTGTTGATAGGCAATGGGCCACATAAATCTGGAATGTCGGCAAACATGATTTGAATTGAGGTATGATAGTGTGCCCTTTAGAGTAATTCACTTAAGGGTTCTGCCTTAAACCATTAAGCACAGGGTTTTAGGTTTTAGTACTGACTAATTAAAACTAACTGGCTCTATCATTCTGGGAGCTATGAGAGTAGAACACCATAACTCAGGACCAGGTGGGAATATAAATGCAGTGGTTAACCACAAGTTTAAAGGGAGCatgagaggagggaggagaaatctTTTTTTGATACAGATCAAGATATCTCCTCTGctttttgggggggcgggggggttgtggtgtgtgttttgtggcggttttttcattattgtttcaTTCATCAGTTCTCTCTTTAATCCATCCATTTGCTAAAAGCTGTAGGTGAAGGCTGAATGACCCGTAATTCTCTACTTGTTCTTAAAATACCTATTTAATGCAAGCTGTCATGTcaacttattttcttccccaagcTTCCTGCTTTCTACCTTAACAAGGATTTGCTAGTTCTTAGCTGTCACTTCTTTCTCAGGTCTGCTTCCTTTTCATGAACTGTTTTATGGCCTTGTACATCATCATCCAGGATGGACACGTGCatgctaaaatattttatcttaacTTCTAAGAGTAGGTCTCAAGCGTCCTTAAATTTCAGAGGCATGTGTAATGGTTTTACTGTGACATTGAGTCATGCggtatttctcttttttgaatAGTTACTGTGTGAAGACTTTCACGGGTCACAGAGAATGGGTGCGCATGGTGCGGCCTAACCAGGATGGCACCTTAATTGCCAGTTGTTCTAATGACCAGACAGTGCGTGTTTGGGTGGTAGCGACAAAGGAATGCAAAGCTGAGCTCCGAGAACACGAGCACGTGGTAGAATGCATTTCCTGGGCTCCCGAGAGCTCGTACTCCACCATATCAGAAGCTACGGGATCAGAGGTGAGGTTTCCAATGCTATTAAATAAGCACGTACAGTGAGGTTATTTTTTTACTATGCTCTGTGTAGAACTTTCTGGGTAATATTTAGAACAACTAAGCTCTGTTCTCAAAAGTGCTTGGCAGGTGGAGCGAGTATGGGTATTTTTTGCAGAGTATACTTGGACTAGTGTTGATCCCACATCTTGGCTTCACAGGATCCACGCTCGTGTGTGTTAACAGTAGGAGCCTACCTCTGCCCTGGCTACAGTGACCTGTGGAGAGATGCTCTATTTCTGAGGAGGCTGGGAGTGGGGCCACTTCCACATATGTCAGCAGGGAGAGGTGGCATAACGTGACAATTCTAAGGATGCTCAGCCACTGAAAGCTGGGGGGGGCGTAGTGAGTCAGGAGTGCAGAAATTAAGGTGCCTCGGGTGTATCACACTGGTTAAGCTTTGACCGCCGTGTCCTAGTGCACAGAGAAAGCAAGTAAATCCCCATTTCTGTCATCACAGATAGATCTTCTCTGGTTTGGTCACTAAATCTTCAACAAAGGCTGACTAAAGGTCAGAAAGAATTTCCTTCTAAGGGTGACACAGTGTAGAAGAAATGAGCTAGAAATTAACTCCAATTTCTGGTTAAAACCCCCCAAGTATATCTGTCTTGGCCTCTTCCTCAAAAAGGACACAAATCCCTAAGGGGAAGAGTAGATACACTGAAGACAGGGACTTGTCTAGTGATGgattttacaaattatttcttGCATCCTTAACAGATCCTTATGATCTTGTAATTAAAGTAAATTCCAAAGGCTCACTCCCTTGCAGCAGTGGCTGTGTGGCGGTGCCTCCCGTGCCCTCTGCTGGTGTGAGCAGCTCTGTACAGCCCTTCCTGCGGGGCTTCACTGCATCAGGCACTTCAGGTTCTGGGAACCGAGTCTGTCCTCCGTACTGTGCATGATTACAAACAGAAATGAGTTCAGAGTAGGAGCTTTTCAAAAATTCTGAAACTTGCTTCGTTACTTTTTATGAAGAATGAGAACAGAGGTATGTCTGAACGTCATACCCTTGTCCTGAGGGGTCCGACTGAACCGTGCCTGCTCTCAGAAGAGGGTGTCTTGTAGTAGCCAACAGTGGATTCAGAGTAGTACTTGGCCTGGTGCATCAGCAGGACATACAGCCATTTCTTTTAACAGATTGTgtaattccttttattttgttgcttaTTTCTCCTGATGTTAGTAACAAAATTCTCTGACTCTCAGCTTTGGCACTGCGTGTTTACTAGCTGTAAGCTGGCATACGGTCTTATTTTGCTACTAAGAAAGAGCTCTCGGAAGGGATctgcttcctccctcctcttcccccccccccccatacgcCATAACTTAAACCATACTTTTCTATAGACTAAGAAGAGTGGCAAGCCTGGGCCTTTTCTGCTGTCTGGATCCAGAGACAAGACCATTAAGATGTGGGACATTAGCACTGGCATGTGCCTTATGACACTCGTAAGTTCACTGGTGTTTTTCTGGCAGTCACAGCTGCAGATCTAAAACTAGTTTTAAGGGGATGAATTATCTTACATGCTTATGTTTTCAAGAGAAGCCAGAGTTATTGAAATAAGACAAACACTGGAAATGCACGGTTTTAACGGCTTCTATAGTTCAGATTTTGTTGTTGGTAAGAAATGATAAGAATCAAAAAAATGCATAGTACAAATGCAGGAGTGCTGTGGTGTAGTTCCTGTGAGGACTAGCTTGGTTACAGAAATGCTGATAATCAGCTGAATTTTGTCTTGGGTAAAATGCTGTGCTCTTCCCCTGTGTGGGCCTTCCTGCGGGCCGTGGGCCTCTTCCCAGCGGGATTCAGGCTGGACTGGGTGTccctgctgggggtggggagcagaATCAGTGCAGATCGCATGAggacttttgtttgtttgccttcaAGGACAGGAACTCACATTGTTGGTAGTGCTGATAAAGATGTAATAATAGAAACTGAAGATAAACTTGGGAGTTGTGATGGGTTTTAGAAAGCCAGATGCAATCCTTGCGGGAGCAGCGCAGGGAGTCACTCCGTTTGCCGTAGCGTAAATCGTAGGCTGCTCAGCCTTACAGCCTGCACCTGCTCACTGATTTCTCCTTATGCACAAGGTGGGCCATGATAACTGGGTACGTGGCGTTCTGTTCCACTCTGGGGGAAAATTTATTTTGAGCTGTGCTGATGACAAGACTCTACGTGTCTGGGACTTCAAGAACAAGCGATGCATGAAAACCCTCAATGCGCACGAACACTTTGTTACCTCTTTGGGTATGTATTGCTCTGCAGTGCTTACTGCAAAGTGCAGAGCCACAGACAGATCTTTCTACATCTTCCCCAGCTGAAGTTGAGCACTGAGCTAGACACTCATGTTTGGATTCCAGTGAAGTTTTGTCCCATGTGTATTTTAATCAGATAAGGACAGATAGGAATTTCGAGTGTGCTGGATTTTTCCACTTCTCTTGCCACTGTTGCACACTGGATAAAGATGTTCACTGCCAGGGTGCTCTGGAGTGTGTAGACATCTGGGCACGCTGTATTGCCAATGCTTGccgagggagggaaaaaaaaaagaaaaagggggggggggggggcacaaagcaaaacagtcaggaaaaaaatgtactttgaaTTCCTGGGCATTCCTGGTTGGTCTTACCAGATCTTGGTAGACATCAGTTCCCCCTGCCCTGgcaaaacccaacccaacccctCCCTGTTCAGCAAAGCTAGCTTCGCTCTGGAGTCTGTGctattgttcttttttctctgtgttcctctggCAGTTGACAGCTTCTTCAGGGAAGCTGTGTGAGTTGGGTTAGGAGGGAACCTGGAAATGGCTACTGAGGTTTCCTGATCAAACTTGCAGGGCTAATCAAAATGCAGGGTTTCTGCCTTCACTCTGAAGTTGTTGGAGACAGCTGAtcagagagggggaaagaaaagttACCAGTTGATCAGTCACGGGTTGACTGACCTTGGAATTGGCTGCTTCAGTTCACAGACCATTTGCTGAACCCTTTCCACACAGCAAGGCGTTTTGATTCCTCCTGGTTAAACTCACCAGTGCTGTCTGACCCAGCCCCAAACTGATTTGTGTGTATGAAATGTTTTGGCATCTCCTGAGGAACAGtacacttcacattttttttaagtagtagcTCACAGCTGTACTGtctacagcaaaaagaaaaagtcaagtTTTTGACTTCTGATTCTTGAATACCTCTTACATGAAGTTCTGTCTGCTGGTAGTATTTAGCAGTTTTATCTGTTTGAGatgtttgaactcctctctgTTATAACTTTGTCTTGATTTCTTTTCCATGAAAGCTCCTTTATAACTGAACTGAAAGTAGATTTTCATGCTTTACAAAATTCTTGCATGAGAGAATTTGCCTTCAGAACTACAGACGTGATGAGCTTTGAAATTTAGTCTTTGAGCTGGTAGAATTTTTTGGAAAAAGTAATGATATTCAGTCAGAGTGGAAAATACGGAACTTTTGGACTTGTTCTTAACATAAGCTTTTCTTTCCTCGCAGATTTCCACAAGACGGCACCGTATGTGGTTACTGGAAGTGTAGATCAAACAGTAAAAGTGTGGGAGTGCCGTTGATTGAATTCACATTTGACCCCTTTTTCCTCTGGATGCACTCAGATACCATGGTTACCCATTGAGctctgtttaaataaatattgtcCTTTCATGTAAATTATTCTGGATGTAGATTGAGCTTATTAAATGTTACACACAAAGTATTCATGCATGGTGAATCCAAATTGTATACTGTAAATTTACATACGTTGTCTAGAAGTACCATAGGTTTAAGAACATGGGCTGGCATTGGTCACATCAGACCTAAGAAGGCAGAAGTTGGATAATTGAAATAGGGCACTTAACTGAATAGTTGACAGTGTCGTTCTATGTCGGATAATTatacctgtttttctttctgctgtctgTTGGTGCCTGAATTGGTGACCTCATTTGGGAAAAGTTTTGTAGGGCTCTTTCAGAAATGTGTATCTATGTAACATCACTTAAGTGTGCTTAATAAATCTTCTCTAAGAATACTAGATAATAAGGCTGCAATTCAGAATCTTCTGAACCTTATATGTAATTAATGGAAATTAATTAAACTCTGGAATATTTGTCATGAAACATTTGCCAAATCAACAGAATACACTTGTTTTGGCCTCCTATCACGCAAGGGTTGGTATATTTATATAACTAACTGTAAACCTGAAATAAGACAACAAATCTTAGTAGCAGCTGATgtgataaatgtatttattttttatttggtcaTTCAATGGTTAAGCTGTGCTGTTAAACTAAGTTTaaatggtttttttgtttattttttttttatgctagaCGAACTTCCAGGAGGAGTTGTCCATCCCACTAGAATTTAGTGATCTGATTTCCCATAGAGCTGAATCTCCCAAATGACTGCCATGGTACAACTTGCTGTTTGCTTTCAGTGTGTGTTAGAGATGTGCAATTCCTATTACACAACAGGATCAAGTACATTTACTTCCCTCTTACTCACTTGCAGGAGGTTGGGGCGTACAAAGGTTTCTCAGTTTCTTTAGTGCCTCCTTGGAAACCCTTTTGAAAATGAGGTTGTGCTTACCTTGACAAGACAATGTGGCTTGAATAAAAACGTGCTGTGGTTTGCATATTGAGAAATATCTTGGGATACagtatttaaatgctttaaagaaAGTGCTAAATACCTTGAGAATCAGattataatgaaaacaaaagcaccATCAACAAAACAAAGTCCATCCGTGGGAATGATGCTAtcaagtaaacatttaaaatccAAACCAAATCCTATCAGCAAAACTAGCCCAGCTTGGTTATGAGTATTTATGTTGTTTGGTGTATACAATTTTTAATTTGGGTATCCCTGAAGTTACATATTTTGATCTGAAGTGAATGGaaatattataaattaatattttaatcagCATTTTTGTGACAAATTCCGTTGTAGATAACTAAGAATTACAATACTTATCAAACTAACcaggtctttttaaaaatccacgTTAAAATGTACAATATAATGAAGTACCAGTCTGATGTTTTTAACAGGTgaatttgtgctttattttatctgttttgtttaatACGTGGCTTTTAAAACTGtcccttttaaaaagaagaatccTTGACCAACGCAGGGTCGCTGGCGGGTGTCCGCAGTCAAGCGGTGAGGGGCGTGGGGTTAATTCCTCCCGTGGCCCACAGGAGGATCCCGCTGCTGGGGGGAGCTGCATTTGCTGCATTTCAGCACCGGGGCCTGGCCTCTGGgcaggggggaggaagaggagttctGATGTGGGGTTGTGGAGCCAGTTTAAGATTCAGGCTAATCTCTTCAATCCAGTGGTTTATGTAACTTTCAGTGTGTGTTTCTGCAGTTAAGCATGcacaaataaagtatttttttgtttgttagctGCTTGGACTGGAaaaatttgctgctttttgtcCTATTTGAGAGTTCCAGATACACAGGTAGTACATCTTAAAATTCCTCGGTGCATCTGCAACTGTAAAGTAGCACATCTGTTTAGTTTCTGATAGGACCTATAAACTTTATTTAAGTATAAAAGTCAACCACACTCATGTACATAATTCATAAACATGAATGAGAAATTAAAGGTACCTATTAAGTGGAAGTTGTCtactgcattttttccctttagcATACCACTCTTTACAAGGACAGACAACTGAAGTCGTAAGCAGCATTTAATTGCTTGTGTGAAACGCTCCGCGAAGTCCTTCTGCGCTGCGGTTTGCAACCTTCTCCTTCAGTAAGCAGTGAGTGAATAATCTCAGGGATGGTCCTGGCCGGATCAAAAGGTAAAGCCCTGTGTAGACAAAAAAGTGAAAGCCGCAACACAGGAGTTGGGTCTGTGAGGGTTTCCTGCAGTGTCGCTCCCTGGTATCGCACTGTGTTGGACTTTTTCCACTATTTGCAATGTTTTCTGTCAGCTAATCCTGTGCCTTTCCTGTGATGATAAGTACAATAATGAGGTTACTGGTTTggattacaaaataaatttattagGGGGTTTAAGAGGTTCACTGCTGCTTTGCCACTTTCCTTACTAAAATTGGCATCGcttaaaaataaccatttataGACCATGTTACCAAATAGACAATACAGACTTTTTGGCTTAAAACCAGACAGACATTCCAGTGCCACACTAAGGTAACGTGCCCAGGAAGTCTTAGATGCATTCGAAAAAGTGCAACATTTATTGTGGTTTAGACATAATCTGGAAGTTGATGTTTTATAGCATCTTGCACtttagaagatttaaaaaaaaaaaaaacaaaccgtCCTGCTTTTGTGTATGGTGTGACCAATGATGTGCCCGGGGcactaattaaaaagaaaaaaaaaaaaatctagttgcTAGCAAGTTGTCCAAGGGCTGTGGAGCACTGTAGTATTTTGGAAGCTTTGGCTATAGACTCACCAAGCCCAGTCTACTTATACTGTCAGTACCCTGCTTCTCCTGTTTGCCTCCTCCTGTTTTTATGTGAACTGCCTGATAATATCACTCTTAAATAGCTTTTGACTTGCGTGAaagctatttaaaagaaaaagattatacTTTGTTTTTGTAGACAGTGGTGGCTTGATAATCCTTTTAATgatttgaatattaaaaaaaattactgagttgAGTGAAGGAAAAACGCACTTAGAATGAGTTATTTGCTGTCCAGCTGTACATAAAGTCCAGTGTATTTAAAAAAGTCAATACCGAGAATCTTCTAGCAAGAATCCGTGCATAAAAGGGTAGGGATGAACGTGTTCAGAGCGGGGAAGGTTGAGTTGGATTTACAAGTCACAACTGGATTTAACTGGCCTTTTTATCTTTCCACTGTGTCATGTAAGTAGCTGCTTTCTTGTCCTGCCTATCCCTCAGGCTTCCCCGAGTTCATTCTGAAGATAAGTTAGCAAAATCTTCAAGTTTTAGAAGTTGATCCTGACATTGACATGAAGGCAAACGTCGAATTTTTTCATAAGAGCAATGTTAGAGGTTGCAATTGGAGAAAACAGTTCCCAGGCTGTAGGAGTTAACTGAAGCTATTGacacaatttaaaaagaaaaaaaaaaatcagtaaaggaATGTATATAATACTGCTCTGTGTTTTACAGTAAGATTTGTTGCTCTCAGACTGtgtaaaacaaaatttattcatgttttctgcatattaaaaaaatcttattgtaCCAATTGGTAAACTATTAAATGCATATAAAACTAGATGTGTTTTTGTTTCCTTGGATGCAAGaattaaaacttattttgaaaaaagctATTGGTGTTTCACCCTTCAGCTTTTGCTCCACCCCTGCTGCTCTTTAATTTAAGTTGTGCTTGCCTGAGGAAGTGTGAAGCTGTTTTAAGGCAGCTGGTTACAGCTGGACTGGTCGGAGGTTTTACTGGTTAAGACGGTGCAGGGAGGTTTTAGGAAAGGCTGTGTTTGGTAATCTGGTTCCGTCTTGAGTTTGTTAATCATGTTCTGTTGTCTCGGAGGCCGAGGGAGCCGGGCAGGCCCTGGCCAGAGCGGGTGTAGCCACCCTGGGgttgggggctgctgctgctggttgtTCCGTGACCAGGTGCGTAGGAGGAgcccccaccctccccaccccgggCCCAGCGCTGCCTTTTCcccaggtttttttggttttggtgttttggggttggtttttttcccccctcaccttGAACCCTGCTTCCCACCAGACCCAGTAAGAACCATTGTTTGGTGTTTGCTCGGTGGTGACGCTGGCAGGAACCCCCCGCTCTGTCCCAAGCAGGGCCCGGTGCAACGCGGGGAGCTGAGCCCCTGCAGGCTGGGGGGATGGTCTGTTTTCGTAGCGGTGTCTTGGTTGCTCTGtagtttggtggtttttgttttggttttttttttttctcttgctccctGTGATCCAGCCTTAACTGTCTCGAGTGCTGCTCACAAATGGGTCAGTGAACTGAAATGGAAATGTGAGTTTCATCACTGGTGGGAGATCAAGGCTGTGACCTTGACTGTGGCGTGGGGAGAGCGGCGCAAAGCTCCCGCCTATGCGGCTCCCGGGAAGCCTCTTGCACTGTTACTGGGTAGTGGGGACAGACCTGGGATGGCTTTGGGGGGAGATTGGCTTTTATTTGGGAAACCCAGCTGAATTTGGGAAAAGCGGCTGTGGGAAGGTGTGTCCTGGGGGGCGGTGGAAGGAGCTGCCTGCGCCTTCGCGAACAGAAGGGTGAGAGAAGGGACGTTCACCTGGGGGTTGCTGAGAGCAATGGGGGTAGTCGAAgaatttcattttccctttcaacCTCGTGCCTGTGCAGCGAGTGCCTTAcggaaagcagctctgcaaggGGAGGGGACTGGTTTCCACCAGCTCTTTCCACTTTCAATAGAGCAGACTATTTTTCAGCAGACAGGGTTGAATATTTACAGGTATGGGTCTCTTGGTCAGTGCTGGAGGGAGAATTGGTTCAGCAGAGCAGGCTCCTCCCTGAGCAGCGCGACCCCTGAGCGCAGCCCAGGGTTTAACTGCTGATGGTGTGGTTTTACGCATGGTCCGGCCGCTGCCAGCACGTGCTGGAGATCCCCGTCTGCAAGGAGAGCAGGCAGGGTAAAACCAGTGTTATTTCTACGTGCCTCCTTCGGGGTTGCTGATGGTTTTAatctttctctgaaataattttgttttgctgcagctgaTTCTCCCGGGCGGGACTAGTCGAGGGCCGGTGCTTTGCCGGGGAGTTAAATCCCGTCCGAGGCAGACGCGCGGAGGAGCTGAGGAGGTGGGATACGTGATACGATACCCACAGGGGGGTGAGTTGTCCCAGGCTGGTTCTGAACACCCACCCTCCTCCCACCCGGCTCAGCCCTCGGCCCCAGTTTGGGTCGGTTCGtctacattcatttttatttaagaacTTGTGAACCGAGTACCCAAGAACACCCCAGCCCGGAATGGTTGTTGTCAAACACAGCTATTTAACAACTCCGGTGGCACTGGAGCTGCGTTTGCACCCTTCAGCTTCATTTCCTGATTCCAAAAACCCAGAGGGCCCCTGTGCTCGGGAGGAAGCAGCTCCTGGCCCTTGCGCTGATGcggtgcctgcaggcagagcGGGGCAGCTCTGGCCGCTCGGGGTTGTGACTCTGGTACTGATTTGTCACTTCATCTTTTGGAGGCAATTCCCTTGTGCCAGGGACGTgtcagtggaggaggaggaggagggtgcgCAGAGCAGAGGCAGCGTTAACTGTGAACTCTGCAGCAGGCTGAGGGGTCCCAGTGCCCGCAGCCCCTCGCCACTGGCCCCAGAGCTCTCAGTCTGCTGCTGCCCAGTTCAGGAAAATCACCCAGTGCCCGGGGAAGGGGAAACTGGGCCCAGAGAGCAAAtacctgcagggagaggagagctcTGCAGCATGGGCTCGGGCCTGTCACAGCTGTTAAGGcctccagccccgctcctccccgcTGGCTCCTGGATTCAGGGTATCCAACACCATGCACCCAACTGTAAAGAAACCAATAAATAAAGTACCTACAAcagtttaaaaagcttttaatggACTGAAAGACActagta contains:
- the PAFAH1B1 gene encoding platelet-activating factor acetylhydrolase IB subunit beta, with the protein product MVLSQRQRDELNRAIADYLRSNGYEEAYSVFKKEAELDVNEELDKKYAGLLEKKWTSVIRLQKKVMELESKLNEAKEEFTSGGPLGQKRDPKEWIPRPPEKYALSGHRSPVTRVIFHPVFSVMVSASEDATIKVWDYETGDFERTLKGHTDSVQDISFDHTGKLLASCSADMTIKLWDFQGFECIRTMHGHDHNVSSVAIMPNGDHIVSASRDKTIKMWEVQTGYCVKTFTGHREWVRMVRPNQDGTLIASCSNDQTVRVWVVATKECKAELREHEHVVECISWAPESSYSTISEATGSETKKSGKPGPFLLSGSRDKTIKMWDISTGMCLMTLVGHDNWVRGVLFHSGGKFILSCADDKTLRVWDFKNKRCMKTLNAHEHFVTSLDFHKTAPYVVTGSVDQTVKVWECR